Proteins from a single region of Theobroma cacao cultivar B97-61/B2 chromosome 10, Criollo_cocoa_genome_V2, whole genome shotgun sequence:
- the LOC18586295 gene encoding serine/arginine-rich splicing factor RS2Z32 isoform X1, with product MPRYDDRRSGTRLYVGHLSSRTRSRDLEDMFSRYGRIRDVDMKRDYAFVEFSDPRDADDARYALNGRDLDGSRIIVEFAKGVPRGPGGSRDYPGRGGPTPGSGRCFNCGIDGHWARDCKAGDWKNKCYRCGERGHIERNCQNSPKKLSRRPRSYSRSPSPRRGRSRSRSYSRGRSDSRSRSPVKRERSFERDDRRSRSPKRHRGSPSPSKGRKHSPAPDERSPRERGSPSPRDRRHTNGSDYSASPRGRSRSPDREADVEGRSYRSSAKENGHSRSPSPLPRDDRSPIYDDDENHASPRRSESN from the exons ATGCCTAGGTATGATGACCGCCGCAGTGGTACTCGCCTTTATGTCGGACACTTGTCTTCAAGGACAAGATCACGTGATCTAGAGGACATGTTTAGCAGATATGGAAG AATACGTGATGTGGATATGAAGCGCGACTATGCATTTGTT GAATTTAGCGACCCTAGAGATGCTGATGATGCAAGATATGCATTGAATGGTCGAGATCTAGATGGAAGCCGTATCATTGTGGAATTCGCCAAGGGA GTGCCCCGTGGCCCAGGTGGATCTCGTGATTACCCTGGAAGAGGAGGACCTACTCCTGGGTCAGGACGCTGCTTCAACTGTGGAATTGATGGTCACTGGGCTCGTGATTGCAAAGCTGGAGATTGGAAGAATAAGTGTTATCGCTGTGGAGAACGAGGCCACATAGAAAGAAATTGTCAAAACAGTCCTAAGAAACTGAG CCGCAGACCACGCAGTTACTCACGCTCACCTAGTCCCCGCCGTGGTAGAAGCAGAAGCCGTAGTTACAGCAGGGGGCGTAGCGACAG TCGATCAAGATCACCTgtgaagagagaaagaagtttCGAGCGTGACGATAGAAGATCAAGGAGCCCTAAGCGCCACAGGGGTTCTCCGTCCCCCTCCAAAGGAAGGAAGCATAGTCCAGCACCTGATGAAAGAAGCCCACGAGAGAGAGGTAGCCCTTCTCCAAGAGACCGCAGGCACACCAATGGTTCAGATTACAGTGCAAGTCCTAGGGGAAGGAGCAGAAGCCCTGACCGTGAAGCTGATGTCGAAGGAAGGTCTTATAGGAGCTCTGCGAAGGAAAACGGCCACAGCCGCAGCCCTAGCCCACTCCCTAGGGATGACAGGAGCCCAATCTACGATGATGATGAGAATCATGCTTCTCCTAGGCGCAGTGAATCAAATTAA
- the LOC18586295 gene encoding serine/arginine-rich splicing factor RS2Z32 isoform X3: MPRYDDRRSGTRLYVGHLSSRTRSRDLEDMFSRYGRIRDVDMKRDYAFVEFSDPRDADDARYALNGRDLDGSRIIVEFAKGVPRGPGGSRDYPGRGGPTPGSGRCFNCGIDGHWARDCKAGDWKNKCYRCGERGHIERNCQNSPKKLSYSRSPSPRRGRSRSRSYSRGRSDSRSRSPVKRERSFERDDRRSRSPKRHRGSPSPSKGRKHSPAPDERSPRERGSPSPRDRRHTNGSDYSASPRGRSRSPDREADVEGRSYRSSAKENGHSRSPSPLPRDDRSPIYDDDENHASPRRSESN, translated from the exons ATGCCTAGGTATGATGACCGCCGCAGTGGTACTCGCCTTTATGTCGGACACTTGTCTTCAAGGACAAGATCACGTGATCTAGAGGACATGTTTAGCAGATATGGAAG AATACGTGATGTGGATATGAAGCGCGACTATGCATTTGTT GAATTTAGCGACCCTAGAGATGCTGATGATGCAAGATATGCATTGAATGGTCGAGATCTAGATGGAAGCCGTATCATTGTGGAATTCGCCAAGGGA GTGCCCCGTGGCCCAGGTGGATCTCGTGATTACCCTGGAAGAGGAGGACCTACTCCTGGGTCAGGACGCTGCTTCAACTGTGGAATTGATGGTCACTGGGCTCGTGATTGCAAAGCTGGAGATTGGAAGAATAAGTGTTATCGCTGTGGAGAACGAGGCCACATAGAAAGAAATTGTCAAAACAGTCCTAAGAAACTGAG TTACTCACGCTCACCTAGTCCCCGCCGTGGTAGAAGCAGAAGCCGTAGTTACAGCAGGGGGCGTAGCGACAG TCGATCAAGATCACCTgtgaagagagaaagaagtttCGAGCGTGACGATAGAAGATCAAGGAGCCCTAAGCGCCACAGGGGTTCTCCGTCCCCCTCCAAAGGAAGGAAGCATAGTCCAGCACCTGATGAAAGAAGCCCACGAGAGAGAGGTAGCCCTTCTCCAAGAGACCGCAGGCACACCAATGGTTCAGATTACAGTGCAAGTCCTAGGGGAAGGAGCAGAAGCCCTGACCGTGAAGCTGATGTCGAAGGAAGGTCTTATAGGAGCTCTGCGAAGGAAAACGGCCACAGCCGCAGCCCTAGCCCACTCCCTAGGGATGACAGGAGCCCAATCTACGATGATGATGAGAATCATGCTTCTCCTAGGCGCAGTGAATCAAATTAA
- the LOC18586295 gene encoding serine/arginine-rich splicing factor RS2Z32 isoform X2, which translates to MPRYDDRRSGTRLYVGHLSSRTRSRDLEDMFSRYGRIRDVDMKRDYAFVEFSDPRDADDARYALNGRDLDGSRIIVEFAKGVPRGPGGSRDYPGRGGPTPGSGRCFNCGIDGHWARDCKAGDWKNKCYRCGERGHIERNCQNSPKKLRPRSYSRSPSPRRGRSRSRSYSRGRSDSRSRSPVKRERSFERDDRRSRSPKRHRGSPSPSKGRKHSPAPDERSPRERGSPSPRDRRHTNGSDYSASPRGRSRSPDREADVEGRSYRSSAKENGHSRSPSPLPRDDRSPIYDDDENHASPRRSESN; encoded by the exons ATGCCTAGGTATGATGACCGCCGCAGTGGTACTCGCCTTTATGTCGGACACTTGTCTTCAAGGACAAGATCACGTGATCTAGAGGACATGTTTAGCAGATATGGAAG AATACGTGATGTGGATATGAAGCGCGACTATGCATTTGTT GAATTTAGCGACCCTAGAGATGCTGATGATGCAAGATATGCATTGAATGGTCGAGATCTAGATGGAAGCCGTATCATTGTGGAATTCGCCAAGGGA GTGCCCCGTGGCCCAGGTGGATCTCGTGATTACCCTGGAAGAGGAGGACCTACTCCTGGGTCAGGACGCTGCTTCAACTGTGGAATTGATGGTCACTGGGCTCGTGATTGCAAAGCTGGAGATTGGAAGAATAAGTGTTATCGCTGTGGAGAACGAGGCCACATAGAAAGAAATTGTCAAAACAGTCCTAAGAAACTGAG ACCACGCAGTTACTCACGCTCACCTAGTCCCCGCCGTGGTAGAAGCAGAAGCCGTAGTTACAGCAGGGGGCGTAGCGACAG TCGATCAAGATCACCTgtgaagagagaaagaagtttCGAGCGTGACGATAGAAGATCAAGGAGCCCTAAGCGCCACAGGGGTTCTCCGTCCCCCTCCAAAGGAAGGAAGCATAGTCCAGCACCTGATGAAAGAAGCCCACGAGAGAGAGGTAGCCCTTCTCCAAGAGACCGCAGGCACACCAATGGTTCAGATTACAGTGCAAGTCCTAGGGGAAGGAGCAGAAGCCCTGACCGTGAAGCTGATGTCGAAGGAAGGTCTTATAGGAGCTCTGCGAAGGAAAACGGCCACAGCCGCAGCCCTAGCCCACTCCCTAGGGATGACAGGAGCCCAATCTACGATGATGATGAGAATCATGCTTCTCCTAGGCGCAGTGAATCAAATTAA
- the LOC18586295 gene encoding serine/arginine-rich splicing factor RS2Z32 isoform X4 — protein sequence MKRDYAFVEFSDPRDADDARYALNGRDLDGSRIIVEFAKGVPRGPGGSRDYPGRGGPTPGSGRCFNCGIDGHWARDCKAGDWKNKCYRCGERGHIERNCQNSPKKLSRRPRSYSRSPSPRRGRSRSRSYSRGRSDSRSRSPVKRERSFERDDRRSRSPKRHRGSPSPSKGRKHSPAPDERSPRERGSPSPRDRRHTNGSDYSASPRGRSRSPDREADVEGRSYRSSAKENGHSRSPSPLPRDDRSPIYDDDENHASPRRSESN from the exons ATGAAGCGCGACTATGCATTTGTT GAATTTAGCGACCCTAGAGATGCTGATGATGCAAGATATGCATTGAATGGTCGAGATCTAGATGGAAGCCGTATCATTGTGGAATTCGCCAAGGGA GTGCCCCGTGGCCCAGGTGGATCTCGTGATTACCCTGGAAGAGGAGGACCTACTCCTGGGTCAGGACGCTGCTTCAACTGTGGAATTGATGGTCACTGGGCTCGTGATTGCAAAGCTGGAGATTGGAAGAATAAGTGTTATCGCTGTGGAGAACGAGGCCACATAGAAAGAAATTGTCAAAACAGTCCTAAGAAACTGAG CCGCAGACCACGCAGTTACTCACGCTCACCTAGTCCCCGCCGTGGTAGAAGCAGAAGCCGTAGTTACAGCAGGGGGCGTAGCGACAG TCGATCAAGATCACCTgtgaagagagaaagaagtttCGAGCGTGACGATAGAAGATCAAGGAGCCCTAAGCGCCACAGGGGTTCTCCGTCCCCCTCCAAAGGAAGGAAGCATAGTCCAGCACCTGATGAAAGAAGCCCACGAGAGAGAGGTAGCCCTTCTCCAAGAGACCGCAGGCACACCAATGGTTCAGATTACAGTGCAAGTCCTAGGGGAAGGAGCAGAAGCCCTGACCGTGAAGCTGATGTCGAAGGAAGGTCTTATAGGAGCTCTGCGAAGGAAAACGGCCACAGCCGCAGCCCTAGCCCACTCCCTAGGGATGACAGGAGCCCAATCTACGATGATGATGAGAATCATGCTTCTCCTAGGCGCAGTGAATCAAATTAA
- the LOC18586296 gene encoding macrophage erythroblast attacher has translation MEIDPLPNGSGSVGTTIPEAAAATTTAATAALKTTPSSKLSQLTESLKLEHQLLRVPFEHYKKTIRANHRAVEKEVSAVISSVADVADCNEPSKEDAVLNLTSLVSRLQGLKRKLEEGSRTENLQAQRCRARLDHLESVDAENLSEWNNVRLKRILVDYMLRMSYYDTAMKLAESSNIQDLVDIDVFQEAKKVIDALRNQEVGPALAWCVDNKSRLKKSKSKFEFQLRLQEFIELVRAENHMRAILYARRHLAIWGATHLKELQRVMATLAFRSNTGCAKYKVLFEPKQWDFLVDQFKQEFCRLYGMTLEPLLNIYLQAGLSALKTPYCYEDDCTKEDPLSQDSFRKLALPLPYSKQHHSKLVCYITKELMDTENPPQVLPNGYVYSTKALKEMAEKNNGTITCPRTGLVCNYSELVKAYIS, from the exons aTGGAAATCGATCCCCTTCCAAACGGCAGCGGTTCGGTGGGGACAACAATCCCCGAAGCCGCCGCCGCCACGACAACCGCAGCCACCGCCGCATTGAAAACAACGCCGTCCTCGAAACTGAGCCAGCTAACGGAATCTTTGAAATTAGAGCACCAATTATTGCGTGTTCCCTTTGAACATTACAAGAAAACGATCCGAGCAAATCACCGAGCCGTCGAGAAAGAAGTCTCCGCCGTCATTTCGAGCGTCGCTGACGTGGCTGACTGTAACGAACCCTCTAAAGAGGACGCCGTCTTGAATCTCACCTCCCTTGTTTCCCGTTTGCAAGGCCTCAAACGCaag TTGGAAGAGGGGAGTCGAACAGAGAACTTACAGGCACAAAGGTGTCGGGCTCGTCTTGATCACTTAGAATCAGTGGATGCTGAGAACCTGTCTGAATGGAATAATGTGCGATTGAAGCGGATTCTTGTGGACTACATGTTGCGAATGTCATATTATGACACTGCAATGAAGCTGGCAGAAAGCAGCAACATACAG GATCTTGTTGATATTGATGTTTTCCAAGAAGCTAAGAAAGTTATTGATGCCCTTAGAAATCAGGAGGTGGGTCCTGCTCTTGCCTGGTGTGTGGATAACAAATCACGGTTGAAGAAGTCCAAG AGCAAATTTGAATTCCAGTTGAGACTTCAGGAGTTCATTGAGTTGGTACGAGCTGAAAACCATATGCGTGCTATTTTGTATGCTCGAAGGCACCTTGCAATATGGGGAGCAACTCATTTGAAAGAATTGCAGCGAGTCATGGCAACATTGGCCTTTAGAAGTAATACTGGATGTGCTAAGTACAAG GTTTTGTTTGAACCTAAGCAGTGGGACTTCCTGGTAGATCAGTTTAAACAGGAGTTCTGCAGGTTATATGGCATGACCCTGGAGCCATTGCTGAATATTTACCTACAAGCAGGCTTGTCTGCTTTGAAAACTCC ATACTGTTATGAAGATGACTGCACCAAGGAGGACCCATTGTCACAGGACAGCTTCCGGAAGTTGGCATTGCCTTTGCCATACTCCAAGCAGCACCACTCAAAGCTAGTATGCTACATAACCAAAGAGCTAATGGATACAGAGAACCCGCCGCAAGTCTTGCCTAATGGCTATGTCTACAGCACTAAG GCTCTCAAGGAAATGGCTGAGAAAAACAATGGTACTATTACATGTCCAAGGACGGGTCTGGTCTGCAATTATTCAGAGCTGGTAAAGGCTTATATCTCATAA
- the LOC18586297 gene encoding golgin IMH1 has protein sequence MKKLFFFKSSSSNGNSNAVPSPSADKQVYWENPLDRELNDQLGDKADYSFRSPRRLFGKSGKQISDSPSFSNSSCLRRSRSLSSAAFLVDGLGQQHFSSSNDQNRSPNITPHQQYDHSSRRRALTPEKKSKAKRCEVAAVGFERPCSSSFSRMHHDSSGSSSSCSSNVSSKVIDRYIDGEQQQESSKSKNSSQRNNLRNGGGRLPPRVQYTAPSSPTDSVKEKNVSHSFREAKGTRLHFSSKDWVENGFGHESPRKIAKNVVERLSQTHAVPRSSSKEFNHHIPITTEDVYGGYLNRCPDSKLDMFAQKSCVMDEPYANVIGYHEDFSSLEKQNCLSGGSDDGLDSFETEEDADVELQRRSKEAEERVILLSEALAQESFLRDSGFDVSSLIQTIRHLIQEKINLALEVSDLLQSRIAERAFAREELRMARAELESQTKKLEKEKHELQSGLEKELDRRSSDWSFKLEKYQLEEQRLRERVRELAEQNVSLQREVSSFNEKEIENRSIMTYSAEQLKDLTRRVEEISEENQDLRQNLSESQQKYRAAIEDLDCIRRNFEEKEKECKELQKSTTRLLRTCSEQEKTIEGLREGYSEDIGKMQSMEKNEKQVKKLQMEQMRLTGVELALRREVESYRLEVGSLRHENIDLLNRLKGNGKDIGALTFKLDKEMRSRVCCLQNQGLSMLNESTHLSSKLIEFIKGRASQLQETHQGLDGQFIVESDVKVQGFKRGIESLTRSLQTIANLLHEKSSAVGSKCHSACMDPDGSMKLNNQSSEEIIRTELKAETLLTSLLREKLYSKELEVEQLQAELAAGVRGNDILRCEVQNAMDNISCLTHRLKDLELQILKKDDNISHLQNDLKESTKELTILRGILPKVSQERDLIWEEVKQYSEKNMLLNSEVNVLKKKIEALDEDILLKEGQITILKDTLNNNKTFDLLGSPDSTREFLLE, from the exons ATGAAGAAGctgtttttcttcaaatcttCCTCTAGCAATGGTAACAGCAATGCTGTTCCTTCACCTTCAGCAGATAAGCAAGTTTACTGGGAAAACCCGTTGGATCGTGAGTTAAATGATCAACTTGGAGACAAGGCTGACTACAGTTTTCGCAGTCCGAGACGTTTGTTCGGAAAATCTGGAAAGCAAATATCTGATAGCCCAAGCTTTAGTAACAGTTCATGTCTTCGAAGGAGTCGTTCTTTGTCATCAGCTGCCTTTCTTGTTGATGGGCTAGGTCAGCAacatttttcttcctcaaaTGATCAAAATAGGTCTCCTAATATTACTCCACATCAGCAGTATGACCACTCATCTCG GCGTAGGGCTCTTACTCCTGAGAAGAAATCTAAGGCTAAACGATGTGAAGTGGCAGCTGTTGGTTTTGAGCGGCCCTGTTCTTCCAGTTTTTCAAGGATGCACCATGATTCATCTGGAAGCTCTTCGTCTTGCTCTAGCAATGTGTCAAGTAAAGTTATAGACCGCTATATTGATGGAGAACAGCAGCAGGAAAGTAGCAAGTCCAAGAACAGTTCACAAAGAAATAATCTTCGAAATGGTGGTGGGAGGCTTCCCCCACGAGTTCAATATACAGCCCCTTCATCTCCAACAGATAGtgttaaagagaaaaatgtgTCTCATTCATTTAGGGAAGCTAAAGGCACACGTCTTCACTTCTCATCTAAAGACTGGGTGGAAAACGGGTTTGGGCATGAGTCACCACGGAAGATTGCAAAGAACGTGGTTGAGAGGCTTTCACAGACTCATGCTGTCCCCAGATCAAGTTCAAAGGAATTCAACCATCATATTCCAATCACAACTGAAGATGTATATGGTGGTTACTTGAATAGATGCCCTGATTCCAAATTGGATATGTTTGCCCAAAAAAGCTGTGTAATGGATGAGCCTTACGCAAATGTTATTGGATATCATGAGGATTTCTCAAGCTTGGAGAAGCAAAATTGTTTATCTGGGGGCAGTGATGATGGTTTGGACTCTTTTGAAACAGAAGAGGATGCAGATGTGGAGCTACAAAGAAGATCTAAAGAAGCTGAGGAGAGGGTCATACTTCTTTCTGAAGCTCTTGCGCAGGAAAGCTTTTTACGGGATAGTGGTTTTGATGTTTCATCACTCATTCAGACCATTAGACACCTAATACAGGAGAAAATAAACTTGGCACTTGAGGTGTCAGATCTTCTACAATCTAGAATTGCTGAGAGAGCTTTTGCTAGGGAGGAACTGAGAATGGCAAGGGCAGAATTGGAGTCACAGACCAAAAAATTGGAGAAGGAAAAGCATGAGTTACAGTCGGGATTGGAAAAAGAGTTAGACAGAAGGTCAAGTGATTGGTCATTTAAGCTTGAGAAGTACCAGTTAGAAGAGCAAAGGCTTCGTGAACGAGTTCGAGAGCTAGCAGAGCAAAACGTTTCACTTCAGAGAGAAGTCTCTTCCTTTAATGAgaaggaaatagaaaacaGGAGCATTATGACATATTCAGCAGAACAACTTAAAGATTTGACTAGAAGGGTGGAAGAGATAAGTGAAGAGAATCAGGATCTAAGGCAAAATCTCTCTGAGTCACAACAGAAGTATAGAGCAGCAATAGAAGATCTAGATTGCATTAGACGAAATtttgaagagaaagagaaagagtgCAAGGAGTTGCAAAAGTCCACTACAAGGTTACTGAGAACCTGCAGTGAGCAAGAGAAAACAATTGAAGGGTTGCGAGAAGGATACAGTGAGGATATTGGGAAGATGCAATCGATGGAAAAGAATGAAAAGCAGGTGAAAAAATTGCAAATGGAGCAAATGAGGTTGACTGGAGTAGAATTAGCATTAAGAAGGGAAGTGGAGTCTTATAGACTTGAAGTTGGTTCTCTTCGGCATGAGAATATCGACTTGTTGAATCGCTTAAAAGGTAATGGAAAAGACATTGGTGCTTTAACCTTCAAGCTAGACAAGGAAATGCGGAGTCGTGTATGCTGTTTGCAGAATCAGGGACTCTCTATGCTTAATGAGAGCACTCACTTGTCTTCCAAGTTAATTGAGTTCATCAAGGGAAGAGCCAGTCAGCTTCAAGAAACTCACCAGGGTCTGGATGGTCAATTTATTGTTGAATCTGATGTGAAAGTGCAAGGCTTTAAACGTGGAATTGAAAGCCTAACAAGGAGTTTGCAGACAATAGCCAATTTGCTGCATGAGAAATCCAGTGCAGTTGGCTCGAAGTGTCACTCGGCATGTATGGATCCTGATGGGTCAATGAAACTCAACAATCAATCATCAGAG GAGATTATAAGAACTGAGCTTAAAGCAGAAACGCTGCTTACAAGTTTGTTGAGGGAAAAACTATATTCAAAAGAGCTGGAAGTAGAGCAGTTGCAAGCTGAGCTGGCAGCAGGTGTGCGAGGTAATGACATCCTTAGATGTGAAGTACAAAATGCAATGGACAACATTTCCTGCCTCACCCACAGGTTGAAGGATCTTGAACTGCAG ATACTGAAGAAAGAcgataacataagccatcttCAGAATGACTTGAAGGAATCAACAAAAGAACTAACCATCTTGAGGGGGATACTGCCTAAGGTTTCCCAAGAGAGAGATTTGATTTGGGAAGAGGTGAAGCAGTATAGTGAGAAGAACATGCTTTTGAACTCAGAGGTTAATGTGTTGAAAAAGAAGATAGAAGCTCTGGATGAGGATATACTCCTAAAGGAAGGTCAGATTACAATCTTGAAAGACACTCTAAACAACAACAAAACTTTTGACCTTCTTGGCAGTCCTGATTCTACGCGGGAATTCCTCCTGGAATGA